One Ovis aries strain OAR_USU_Benz2616 breed Rambouillet chromosome 4, ARS-UI_Ramb_v3.0, whole genome shotgun sequence DNA window includes the following coding sequences:
- the PURB gene encoding transcriptional activator protein Pur-beta yields MADGDSGSERGGGGPGGFQPASRGGGEQETQELASKRLDIQNKRFYLDVKQNAKGRFLKIAEVGAGGSKSRLTLSMAVAAEFRDYLGDFIEHYAQLGPSSPEQVAAAAGAEEGGGPRRALKSEFLVRENRKYYLDLKENQRGRFLRIRQTVNRGGGGPGPGGLQSGQTIALPAQGLIEFRDALAKLIDDYGGEDDELAGGPGGGAGGPGGGLYGELPEGTSITVDSKRFFFDVGCNKYGVFLRVSEVKPSYRNAITVPFKAWGKFGGAFCRYADEMKEIQERQRDKLYERRGGDESEGEEVDED; encoded by the coding sequence ATGGCGGACGGCGACAGCGGCAGCGAGCGCGGCGGTGGCGGGCCCGGCGGCTTCCAGCCCGCGTCCCGCGGCGGCGGcgagcaggagacgcaggagctGGCCTCGAAGCGGCTGGACATCCAGAACAAACGCTTCTACCTAGATGTGAAGCAGAACGCCAAAGGCCGCTTCCTCAAGATCGCCGAGGTGGGCGCGGGCGGCTCCAAGAGCCGCCTCACGCTGTCCATGGCGGTGGCCGCCGAATTCCGTGACTACCTGGGCGACTTCATCGAGCATTACGCGCAGCTGGGCCCCAGCAGCCCGGAGCaagtggcggcggcggcgggcgccgAGGAGGGCGGTGGGCCGCGGCGCGCGCTCAAGAGCGAGTTCCTGGTGCGCGAGAACCGCAAGTACTACCTGGACCTCAAGGAGAACCAGCGCGGCCGCTTCCTGCGCATCCGTCAGACGGTCAACCGCGGCGGCGGTGGCCCCGGACCCGGCGGCCTGCAGAGCGGCCAGACCATTGCGCTACCCGCGCAGGGCCTCATAGAGTTCCGCGACGCGTTGGCCAAGCTCATCGACGACTACGGCGGCGAGGACGACGAGCTGGCGGGTGGCCCGGGCGGCGGCGCCGGAGGCCCTGGGGGCGGCCTGTACGGGGAGCTCCCGGAAGGCACTTCCATCACGGTGGACTCCAAGCGTTTCTTCTTCGACGTGGGCTGTAACAAGTACGGAGTGTTCCTGCGCGTGAGCGAGGTGAAGCCGTCCTACCGCAACGCCATCACGGTCCCTTTCAAGGCCTGGGGCAAGTTCGGGGGCGCGTTTTGCCGGTATGCGGATGAGATGAAAGAGATCCAGGAGCGGCAGAGGGATAAGCTTTATGAGCGACGCGGCGGGGACGagtcagagggagaggaggtggatgAGGATTGA